The following coding sequences lie in one Thalassoglobus polymorphus genomic window:
- a CDS encoding DnaJ C-terminal domain-containing protein yields the protein MDYYQVLGISRGASKEEIRKAFKKIARENHPDAKPDDAVASEKFKQAAEAYDVLGDEEKRKKYDQYGENWKHVPEGGGGYGGGSPFRSGGPVDVDLRDIFGGDGAVDLQDLFGGMFGGGGGGGGGRRRPQPQRGQDLKTSILVPFELAARGGNYDITLSREGTAERISIKIPAGIESGKSIRLAGQGGAGLQGGSPGDVLVTVNVASHPYFRREGDDLLLEVPVSVSEAILGAKIDVPTLDEGLVTLTLPPGTSSGAKLRLKGKGFKNLKTKAVGDEFVIIKIQVPKEIDEQSKELLEQFTNLNPLSPRYGMW from the coding sequence ATGGACTACTATCAAGTTTTAGGCATTTCCCGCGGGGCATCCAAAGAAGAGATCCGTAAAGCGTTCAAGAAAATTGCAAGGGAAAACCACCCTGATGCAAAGCCTGATGATGCTGTCGCCTCTGAAAAGTTCAAACAGGCTGCCGAGGCATATGATGTCCTGGGAGATGAAGAGAAACGGAAGAAGTACGACCAATACGGCGAAAACTGGAAGCATGTTCCGGAGGGGGGAGGCGGCTACGGCGGAGGAAGTCCTTTTCGTAGTGGTGGCCCCGTCGATGTCGATTTGCGAGACATCTTTGGTGGAGACGGAGCCGTCGACTTACAGGATCTCTTCGGGGGGATGTTTGGCGGCGGGGGCGGCGGGGGCGGCGGACGCCGTCGTCCTCAACCCCAGCGTGGGCAGGATCTGAAAACCTCGATTCTCGTACCGTTTGAGCTGGCTGCTCGCGGTGGAAATTATGATATTACACTTTCTCGCGAAGGGACTGCTGAACGAATTTCGATCAAAATTCCTGCTGGAATTGAATCGGGAAAGTCGATCCGACTCGCCGGGCAGGGTGGGGCTGGGCTACAAGGAGGCTCACCGGGAGATGTTCTGGTCACCGTCAATGTGGCGAGCCATCCTTACTTTCGACGTGAGGGGGACGATCTTCTCCTCGAAGTTCCCGTGTCCGTTTCGGAGGCGATCCTCGGCGCGAAAATCGATGTCCCTACGCTAGATGAAGGGTTGGTGACGCTGACCCTCCCACCGGGAACGTCATCCGGTGCGAAGCTAAGGTTAAAGGGGAAAGGTTTTAAGAATCTCAAGACCAAAGCAGTCGGAGATGAATTCGTCATCATAAAAATTCAAGTTCCTAAAGAGATCGATGAGCAATCGAAGGAACTGCTGGAACAGTTCACAAACTTGAATCCTCTCTCTCCCCGATATGGAATGTGGTAA
- a CDS encoding sigma-70 family RNA polymerase sigma factor, protein MPSESPNEELLELVAKAQAGDESALGELLDTYRDQLRTLAERELDYQMTARVDASDVVQQTFLSACKKVNDFQGKSEQEFVAWIYQIHRHNIQDLLRRHLGAEKRNLREERSSDFKEIPSNREQSSPSQQVIKLEQSQSLADLIHQLPTDQKAAVQMRHLEGKTLEEIAAKLGRTSQAVASLLKRGLENLRKLSTPE, encoded by the coding sequence ATGCCATCGGAATCTCCGAACGAAGAGCTTCTTGAACTTGTTGCGAAAGCACAGGCCGGGGATGAATCTGCGCTTGGGGAACTGCTGGACACTTACAGAGATCAACTGCGAACACTGGCAGAACGAGAACTCGATTATCAGATGACAGCCAGAGTCGATGCGTCTGATGTTGTTCAGCAAACATTTTTATCGGCTTGTAAAAAAGTCAACGATTTCCAAGGAAAAAGTGAGCAAGAGTTTGTCGCGTGGATCTATCAGATTCACCGACACAATATTCAGGATTTATTACGAAGACATCTTGGGGCAGAGAAACGTAATCTCCGGGAAGAACGAAGCAGCGATTTCAAAGAGATTCCGTCAAACCGTGAGCAGTCCTCTCCCAGCCAGCAAGTCATCAAGCTCGAACAATCGCAATCCCTCGCAGATCTGATTCACCAGCTTCCCACTGACCAGAAAGCGGCGGTTCAAATGCGACATCTGGAAGGCAAGACGCTTGAGGAAATCGCTGCGAAACTCGGGCGCACTTCTCAAGCAGTGGCGTCACTTCTCAAACGCGGTCTTGAAAATCTACGGAAGCTGTCAACTCCCGAATAA